DNA from Elephas maximus indicus isolate mEleMax1 chromosome 18, mEleMax1 primary haplotype, whole genome shotgun sequence:
ACAAACTACAGAGTGGGgggaaatatttgtaaattttatATCTAATAAAGAAGTTGTATCTAAAATATTTAAGGAATTCTCCAAACTCAATAATGAGAAAACAAATAGCCCAATAAAAATGTACAGAAAACTTGAAAAGGCCCTTCATCAATGAAAATACATTCAGCATCTTcaatcattagagaaatgaaaatgaaaaccacaatgaaatactagtATACACCTATtagaatcaataaaattgaagTCTGACGATATTAAATGTTGATCAACCTGTGGAAGACCTTAACTCTCATGAATTTCTGGtgtgagtgtaaaatggtacagtcattttggaaaacattttggcagtttaaaaaacaaaaaaaaaattaaacctccaTCTCCCATATGATCCAGTcatcctactcctaggtatttacccaagagaaatgaaagcttaCGTCCATTCAAAGACTTTTACACAAAGATTCATAATGTATTTGTAATTGCCCAAAATTGCATACTGCCCAAAttatctatcttagttatctagtgctgctacaacagaaatactacaaggaggtggctttaacaaacagaaatttattttcttacagattaaaaaaaaaaaaaaactgttgccattatgtggattctgactcatagtgaccctaaaggacagagtagaactgccccatatggtttccaaggaaagcctggtgaattcaaactgctgaccttttggttagcagccgtagctcttaaccactataccaccagggtttcctctcacagtttaggaggtcagaagtttgaactcagggcaccagctctagggaaagcctCTCTTTTTGTCaacttggaggaaggtccttgtcttggAGTTTctgttccttggcgatcttcatgtggcttgacatctatCGCCCCACATCTCTGCTTACTTAATCCTTGCTTAATCTGCaactttatatctcaaaagagattgatttaagatgaaGCctgcactaatactgcctcattaacataacaaagaaagcccattcccaaatgggatcctagccacaggtacagggattagcatttacaacacttttttttttttttttgatggagaggaaacaattcaatccataatactatCAATAAACACACTGAGTATTCCAGTGGAATACtgtacatcaataaaaagaagaagtactgatacatgctctGACCTGGATGGATTTCAAAATAAGtatactgagtgaaaaaaagtaaatattgtatgattctaaaatgtaaactaattcaaagtgacagaaagcagatcaatgGTTGCCTGGGGAAAAGGGTACAGATGGATGAGGGAGAGACAGGTGGAAGGGAGGGACCACAAAAAGCAGGAGGAAATTTTGGGGAGTAATGTATAATTATTATCTTGATGTGTggtatatacatgtgaaaacatCAAATTGTACACTCTATTTGTGCTCAGATTGTTGTATGTAATTATGCCACAATAAActgttaaaggaaaccctggtggcgtagtggttaagagctatgactgctaaccaaaaaggtcagcagttcgaatccaccgagcgctccttggaaactctatggggcagctctactctgtcatatagggtcgctgtgagttggaattgactcaacagcaatgagttttttggttgtGGTAAACTGTTAAAATGTATAGACGAAGGGAAGAAATTGAAACCTCCCCTGTAAAGATAAAAGGGCACAATTCTTGCACTTAACTATGACAGTGGCAGGAACAGCTTCCCCTAAAGTGTCTTGAACACAGGTGTGAAAGGATGGGCTAATGACTAGGCAACAGTTTTCTAACACCAACTGTGGAAAGTTCTTGTGTGTGAATACAGTGGCAAAGCAGGGAGCAAAATTTTGTTCAAACCGTGTGTGAACCATAGCTTCCACCCTCAAGAAggttaaaatacaggaaaaatggAATTGAAAGTAAATTGCATCCTGACTATTTACCCAGGAATCTACACTGCTGGTCAGGCAGTTACAATTTTTCCAAGTGATTAGAGTTCAATAATTGACACATAGCACCCAACAGGAGGTGCTAAATTAGGTCGCTTTGTTACTCTTCATTATGCCTTAGACTGCAGTGGACTGACTCCAGATAATTAGTTGTCTGTTCTAAGCCAACCTAAGGTGAATATTAACCCAAACCCAATATTAACCAGGGATATTAAAATGGGCAGGAGAAAAACTGGAGAAAAGTATGAAGTCCCCCTGAATCTCCTTCTATCCTTACgctattttctatttcttaaaagTTGACTTTCCTTGTTGAAAATGGAAAGATATAAAGGAGCCTATTGACTTGATTAATAAATGCCAATTTTTACTTGATCTGAAAAACCTAAATTATATTGTGTGAATGTTACAATTTTAGTCAACAGATGTCCATTAAGGATCTCCTAAGATCTATTAAGATTTACTAATATCTATTAAGAATCTACTAAGAACAAAGATAACACCTGTTCTATTAGGGATGTCATAGGGATGACATCAATTGATGCTTATAAAACACTTAGAAGGATATCTGGAATGTactaaagactcagtaaatagtAGCCAAAAAGGAAtagcacacatacagaaagaattATTTCCTTGCACAGcgaaggtgtgtgtgtgcatgtgtgagagagagagagagagagaattaggCAATGATAATTACACAAATTGAAAGGCTGGAGAGATTTAGGTTGGTAGAAATGGTCTGTAAATAATTTACAAAGGAACAGTAATTTAGCTGAAGCCTGAATGATGGATAAAATCAGAGAAGAATTAttccaagtgaaaggaagaatgaaTGAGGTGATGATGTGGAATAACGGGAATGTGGACTAATTAGAGACGTGAGTAGATATGCCAAAAAAGCAGAAGAGTGCCTCTATTGGGAAACACAGGAAGGCCAAGTAAACATTTTGACAGTTCTCTGTGAACAACAGGGAGTCATTGATGTTTTCATGTGACCGAGTCACACGATGAAACTAATTTTTAGAAGCATTAATCTAAACACAGTGTTGAGGTTAAGTAGAAGACAATAAGATAGAAGTCAGATATGCCAGTAAGAAGTGTATTTATCTAACAAACAGGAACAAAACCTTGAACTTGAAAGATAGCAGCGATAGcagaaagggaaaataaatgaagagacacaATTTTATATTGGGTCAAGGGAGAGAAACATTATAATAGGTTTTCTTTTATTCCAGTCTATGCTGCTATTTGGAACAAGGTTGAATTCCATGATATATTGTTTAATCATAGCACTTTCTTCTTAAAATCAGTCTCTGGATCACCAAGCCTGCAAAATAAAATCTCAACTACTTCCTTGATGGTTGTATGTCTTTCAGAATATGAATCTAAGTTTAGTGGCTATGGCTCCCCTCTAAGAATCCTCTACTGAAAGACTgttccattattttttttctgtctctgtattttttgcataaaaggagccctgctgcTCAGTGGTTAGAGTgaacaactgctaactgaaagattggtagttcaaaaccaccagcgttctgctggagaaagatgtggcagcctgcttggaaaccctatggggtcgctatgagttggtatcaactcaacagcagtgggtttggttttttggttttcagtataCTTTTTGCATAGCCCATAGATGCAGAGGTGTATCTGAGGAAAATGGAGCCTATGCAAGCACTAATTTTGcccctgtccaaacatctgacacccATCTTCTAGATAACTTTAtcataatatcagctcaaaaatacaagtcaagctcaTTAACCTTTTACTTAACACATTATGGCACTACATGAAAATGACAACTATTCCTTGCTTTCACTCGTGAAAACTGATCTATGATGTGCTCAAAgtcatttctttctgtttcttctccatCTCAGCGTAGCAAGATCACACAGTTTGCCTTGACTCATGGAGCCTCTCAAATACCAAACTACTATTTTCaacttgctgaatgatctctcacagctggcgaaGGAAACTACTGAgatggttaatagaaactgctcagtggtgccacCCCCTCCACATGGCACCCAGGGCACATGCCATGCCTGCCATACCTTGGATACACCTCTGCCTGAAGTCTCATCCTCTTCCCCAAACGGCCGGTTGTTTCTTCCCATTCTTAAGAATTAATTTCAGATGCCAACTTTTAGGTAATGCCAATGAGTTCTGTTTGTCCTCCTCTGTACCCCTCTTAGAGAATTTATGCTCCTGTATTATCACACACACAAGGTTGAACGTGTCTGGAGAGCAGAAGCCAGTTATATCTGGGTATCATCCCCAGCATCTTTCGCAATGTTTTACACATCCTTGATGTTCAATAAacatctgctgaatgaatgacaTGCCTGTCAGTTATGGTCATACCCTCACTATGTATCACGCTCTGAGGATTCTTTGTATCCAACAGAGAGAGATTAGGGGTTCTATAGAGTAAGAGAGGGAAGGACCTTTGGCTCAttaaagaaaaagcaataaaGTAGGTAAACCTGTAGTTTACAGGTACCTGCAACGATGTAGGTGTCAGGCTCTTGCTTATAATAGAAAAGAGCAGGCATACTAATGAGATACCTGTTGTGCCCAAATAAACCCTTCCATGTTAGTGGCATAGTCACTCTTCAGTAACGTCAActcaacatgtattattttaagGTAGAACTTATATTTGGGGGACTTCATTTTCTGAAATGCTGTAGATATTTTCAAAGTGTTACTtatcaataataagaaaaaatagggtctcATGGATGATACTCTTTGGGAGGGAGTAGAGATGCAAAAAAtaagataacaacaacaagaacagattATCTTCAGTGTTTTGCAGTTTACATTAATTTTGTATTATATCTCAATATATTtaatcctaaaaataaaactaaaaaatagatATTATTAATATTCCCATTTTTTCCCAGAAATAATACTGGTTGGTAATTGGGGTTCAGGGAGATTACGCAaattgtccagggtcacacagctagtaaatgacagTATCAATACATTCAACATAGTGCCATATTTCATACTGAAAGGAAAAATGTTTCATTGGTCAAGAAGCCTTTATTCAAAGGTTTCGCTTAATATCAATTACTACACCTTTCTAAATTTCAAATTTTCGCATAGGAACACTTGGAAGAGTAAAATGTACTATATAAATTTGTGAGGATAAAGTGACATTTCACGCATGGCTGTGAACACCACAAGGTCTATCACATAGTAGGCAATAAATAAATGCTGGTTCCCTCTTCTGCAGTCTTTCTCCTCATAGAAAAACACTCGTATATATACAAGCACCAACTGTCGTCGAGGCAACCCTGACTCATGACTACCTATGTGTGCCAGAGTAAAACtactcctcagggttttcaatggctgaatttttggaagtagatcaccaggcctttcttctggggtgcctctgggtgggctcataattccaacctttagattagcaattGAGTGTGCtaatcatttgtatcacccagggactccatgcctacatatattgttgttgttagctgccattgagctggcTCCCACTCTGGCTACCTTTTGTGTAACATAACGAAATGTttcctgttcctgcaccatcttcatgatctttggcgtgtttgagtccattgtactACATATATAATACGTATACATACAGAGACATACTTACACGGGTGTCAAAATGATATAGGTCTTAGGCTCTTGCTTATCATAGAAAAGAGCAGGCATAAAGTATTGATGCACAATTTTGACAATCATTCAGTTAAAGATGGCTTTACCTATTACTAACGCCATTCAGCTGATGCAACCAGGATTTCACAAGAAGGCTCCATCAGCTGGGTACAAACAGTGTCAGACAGGTGACGAAGGCCTGGGGCTATTGAAACACATTAGATACAAATCATGAAAGGGTAATAGCCTCCAAACTAAAATACCGAGATAATTTCCACATGTTGGGACAGAACCTCAGAGACtataattttctcttcatctttttacCTCTGGTAGCAAAATCAGCCTGTATTGCCTCATAGGCAATTCATAAATTCTTCCCCCTCTGGACTGAGAAAGACTTGATAAGAGTAGGTGGGTTCAATGAACACTAAAGTAGAAGAAATTTTGTAACATAAATTGAATTTTTAGCCAAAGGGAATTGGAACTGAGATTCAGCAGATAATTTAAGTTCACGCTAAAGTAGCCACCGTTGTCCCTGGATTTGCAGGTATATGGAAAACAGAGTTGGACCATTGAAAATAAGCCAAATCATGCATTTTAAAACCTCCTTGCCATACAATTTATTCCCAAGTAGCCTCCAAAATACTCATACTTAGGAAGGCTATACTTTTAGCCTGTTGCTAttgcctgtaaaaaaaaaaaaaaaaaatacagttagaACACCTCTTTTTAAATTAATGTCAGGACCAATGTAGGAAGCAAAACCAAATCCATGTCTTAATCATTATATCTTATTTTTGACCATAAACAATAATTTGCAGCTGGAATATAAGTACACCATAAAATGAATAAGcttaaaaaatcacaaaaaaaatcaTGTCACCAAACTTTCTTTAAAGAGTTCTGCTTATCTGATTTTGCTCAGGGCAGGGTCAGTAATTGTAAATGAGCCCAACTATTATTTATATTAAACAAAATATtgcaaacaaaaaccaagctTACAGCTTGacttagcattttttttaattgaactgaaTAGATTGAACACAAATTTTGTGAATCAAGATGTTTTGATGGAAAGTCACTTCCTACCAGGAttctgaaataaaacaaaaaactgggcACATGGACTTTTTCtatattataaaaacaaacaaacacactgctgttaggtgaattctgactcataccgaccctgtaggactgagtagcgctgccccatagggtttccaaggagtagctggtggattcaaactgctgaccttttggttaccagccgagctcttaaccacggcccTGCCAGGGCACCATATCATAGTACTTTCAAGCTCTTTCTGCTCTAAACCTTATAGGTTATAGGATTGCCCACTTTCTTTTTCAACACATTTGCTTCCAAGTTACTTACTTCAGCAATTTCCAAAATGAATAGAATTCTCCTTGTCGGAGAAACAATTGCCACTGTTTCAAAGATGTTTCCTACAATTTTTAAAGACTATTCTAAGACAGGAATTCTGGGAATGTTTGTCCAGTGGTGGTTATCATTGGAATAAGTATATGGCCTCTAAAATGTCTGTTTTCTTTGGATGATTTAAGAAGGAAAGATTCTATTAAAATTTTAGCTACACTGGTTTATAGCCATTCTTTATCGAGGGGAAGCTTTGCAAGAAACATTGGGTTTTATGGGAGGGGGTAGTGCCAATTTCTGAGCTATAATGATGAGTTCTGATGCAGACTTCATACAACAAGGAAGAGAGTCTGAATACAGAACCACCGCCTGCTAGGGATATATAAGGGTCAAACCAAGTGAGGGCACAGTCAAACTCGAGACACTTACTTCTTTCTACTCAACCACAGCCTGCTCTAGAAACCTCACTATGTCTTGCCACAACTACTGCTCTGGAAACTATAGCTCAGGATCCCTCAGGAATATCTGCCATATTCCTGTCACCTCCTCCAGTGCCCTCTGCTCTACCAATGTGAGCTATGGAGATGCCTTCTGCCTACCCAGCAGCTGTCAAGGCAGTTCCTGGCTCCTGGACAACTGCCAAGAGACCTGCAGTGAACCAACCAGCTGCCAGCCAGCCAACTGCGAGCCCAGCAACTCTTGCTGCCCTTCCACTGCTTACTATGTGCCCAGACCCTGCCAAGGAACCAGCTTTCTTCCTGTATCTTCTTCCATCTCAAGCTCTTGCTTCCCAGTCTCCTGTAGACCTCTGAGCTATGTGCCCAGTGGCTGCCGTCCATTGAGTCCTCTGCTCTACAACAGCCATCTCTTGGGCTGTGCACCCATTGGCTATCGACCACTGAACTGTTTGCCCAACAGCTGCCGACCCCTGAGCCTCCTCACTTACGGATGCCAACCCTTGAGTGGTTTGGCCTGTGGTTTGCAACCATTTAGCATTGTGTCCAGCAGCCTCAGACCCCTGAGGCCTCTCTCCAGTGGTTGCCAACCTCTTGCCCATGTTTTCAGTACTTGTCGTCCGTCTTGCTCTGCACTGGGGTACTAGTAGCCTGCTCATTCCAGAGAACAACGATGCTGAGAAACCTGGACCGAAATTCACACTCTGGGGACTTTTTGCTTCTTTATTCGTAGTGACAGTTTTTtctcagttttactctgcctgATCAAATGCAAGTTGCTCATTTCATAATCTTTATTCTAGTCATTTCTCTTTGACATAAAATAATTGGTTTATGTGCTGTTCAATGTCACTCAGGTGTGGAAAAATTATTTGGTTCGTATTGTAATAAATTAGATTAAGTCACAATTATGTATCTGGGTCATCATTGTGTCTTTGCTTATTTTATCGTAACACAGAAATTACCAACCTGCACTGCTTATAAAACAAGTGAGTAGGacaggtgacacacaaccttacgTTCTTACCTGACAGCAGGGGAATAGCTCGATGGCTTATTCCTCAAGCTACCTTCTAGATCTCTGAGCCTATGAacttgaaaaatggaaaaagaccTTGGTGGAATTTATTTTGAGAAGGCAAGACTAGGGATCACCTCTGTCAGCCCTCTCTCTTCCAGTGAACACACTTCCACCAAAATGTTCTACTTGCATACTGAACCGTATCTCATTTCTGCTTAGATCTTTCATGACTTCATAAGAGAAAACCCCCTTGGCACAAAGTCTGGTTCCCTTCCTTGTCTTCCTTCCTACTATGTCTCTGGGTTCATCTCCTACTGCTCAACATTGCAAACGCTACCTGACGGTGTCAgatgaattctgactcacggcgaccccagggTGTCAGGGTAGGAttgtgctctataaggttttcaatggctgatttttagaaacagatttctaggcttttcttcctaggtgtccctgaatggactcgaacctccaacattttggttagcagcctagcgtgtTGACCTTTGCAAATGCTAAGACCTCTCCATATTTACAAGTTTCCAAATGTGCTGCTTCTTAGAATTTTCCATCCTGTTGCATGTCGTCAAGAAGACCAGGATACACTTCTGCATTACGTCTGCCTTGAAAACTCATagcatgattttattttttaaaaccccGCCCAAATTCATTTATTACCCTACtgatttattcaacaaaaatGTATTGCCAAGGCACCTGTGCTAGAAAAATAGGATACAGAGGGGAACAAGACACACTTGAACTATCAGAGTTTGTCAGAAGTTACACACTCTTAGCTTCTGTGACATATCTTGATTAAAGATACATTTTTCCTTAATCTACATAAACAAGTGTGGGGGTAGAGATTTCACAAATTAAAACtaaggttgttattgttaggtgccatagagttggttctgacagacagcaaccccatgtacaccaCAAGGaagcactgcctagtcctgcgccatcctcacaatcattgttatgcttgagcccgttattgcagccactgtgtcaatccatgtctttgagggttttcctcttttccactgaccctttaccttaccaagaaaaccctggtggtgtagtgctaaggctgctaaccaagaggttggcagtttgaatccaccaggctcttcttggaaactctatggggcagtcctactctgtcccatagggttgctatgagttggaatcaactcgagggcagaggttttggtttggttttttggtttactttaccaagcatgatgtctaaGCTACGGTGTAAAAATGCAAATGTTCAGCTTTTTGAGAAACTGGAATATCTGGAAAAATGTCTAGACTACATCGAAAAAATCTAGAAAACCTGTACCTGTGTTCAAGAAAGACAATGACTGCCAGAAGCTAACCAGCAGCTGTTCCTTTCAGACAAGGCACAAGCCTCCAGTTCTCACAGTCCCATCTCTCCCTGTGTATTTCCTGATACTGAAGCAGAATGCCAGATGTCCTTTACCATCCCATGCATGTTGCTGTTTTAAACCCACTCtagttctttcttttgctttgccTGCTGCCTTGCACTGCTGGACATACTGAGTTTGTGACATCAGCACTCCTCTGGTGAAAACTTCCCCAGGTCTTCTCCTTTCACCTACCCTAATGAGAGCATCACTCTTTGACTCGACTTACCTTTTCTCTCAGTCATACTTCCATTGTTGATCTTGTCAGGCTGTTTATTTTTACTTGTAATGAGATTTTAGTAAAAATATTCATACACACTAATTTGTACACAGAATCAGAACTCCACAGAGGAAGGCACTCTTCTGACTTCTAACTCCGTACGCTAGGTTTTCCTATTGTTGAGCTATATACATGGAATCGTACAGTGTCTATTCTTTTgtacctggcttctttcactcagtaatGTATTTGTGAGATTTGTCCGTGTTGTTATGTGTACCAGTAGCCTGCTGATTTTCTTTGATGTATAATATACAGAGTGCTAATATACCACAATTGATTTATCTTTTCTGCTGTTGATGAGCACacgagttgtttccagtttggatcTATTGAGGATAATCCACAGAATATTCTCGGATTCTTACATGTATATTTTGATAGGAAGACATTTCTATTGGTAATAGGAAGACATTTCCACTGGTAATATAAACAGGAGTGGGATTAATAGTTTacgtaacccactgccatccagtcaattccgattcatagtgaccttacagaacagagtagaactgccccatagattttctaaggagcacctggtggaatctaactgccgaccttttggctagcagccatagcacttaatcaccatgccaccagggtttccaatagtttATATGGCATGCGCCTATTCAGCTTTAGCTGATAGCACCATGGAGATACCCTGCATTTATTTCAACGTTGATTTTCACTATCAGGACCTGAGAGTTCCAGTTATTTTACATCCTCACTAATACTTGGAATTCCTGGTGCTCTTAGTTGTAGCCATTCTAGCAAGTGTGTATGTGTCACAAATAGTGGTTTTAGTTGAAATTTCTGTAACGTCTGATGGGgttatttttcatgtttattggccTTTTGGATATCCATTTTTGGTGAAGTAACTGTGTATGTTCTCTTcatgtttttaatttgtttggCTGTATTCTCCTTAAGTTTGGAAGAGTTCTTATGAAATCTAGCTATTCACTCACTTttggctatatatattttttgattatTTTCCACCCCACTACTGCTTAAGCACCTTATTTTCCAttagtccaatttatcaatagGGTCACAGACAGTTGacgagcttggctactaacctaaagtttggaagtttgagctCATCCAAAGGCACCTTgaaagtaaggcatggtgacctacttccaaaaaattcacctattaaaaccccatggagcacagttctactctgacacacacagagtctccatgagtcggaattgacttgatggcaactgttttaataaatcagtattttcttttttgtcctcTTTAAGAAATCGTTCCCTACCCCAAATTCatgagattattttattttaactattttaaaaagcttgtttgttttactttcaaCATTTAAATGTACCATctatctaaaatttatttttgagtGTGTTTGTTTATGGTGTGAAGTAGGTGTCAAAATTCCAGTTGAACCAGCACTATATGCTAAAAATATTCTCCTTTTGGTCTGACTGCAGTGAAGTGCCCCCTTTTCTCATAAATCAAGTGTCCATATATGGGTGAGTCTATTTCTCAATTCTCTCCTCTCTTCCATTGGGCTATATACCTATTCCTATATCGGTACcatgctttcttttttattgttttattttcatatctGAACTCTTCCCTAGACTCTGAGCTTTTTGAGGGTTGCCTTTGTGTCAGTACACGATTAGATTCTCTataattgtttgtttatttgggtTAAACTGAATTATGTTTAGATCCAATGGTTCTGGAAACTAGAGAAAGAGGTATCAAGGTTAAGAACAGTGATGATGAAAAATTACAGGTTTTTTCCCCCCCCTCCCTTTGGAGTTTTAGTCTGTGCTATCTTTCTTGAGGCTTGGTAGAAACAGGTTTTCAGGTCTCATCTCCCTCTAGTTCAGAATTCTAACAGCTGGAAACCTAAGGAGAATTCTGTATCCAATATCCCATGATTAGATAGAACTT
Protein-coding regions in this window:
- the LOC126061757 gene encoding keratin-associated protein 26-1, yielding MSCHNYCSGNYSSGSLRNICHIPVTSSSALCSTNVSYGDAFCLPSSCQGSSWLLDNCQETCSEPTSCQPANCEPSNSCCPSTAYYVPRPCQGTSFLPVSSSISSSCFPVSCRPLSYVPSGCRPLSPLLYNSHLLGCAPIGYRPLNCLPNSCRPLSLLTYGCQPLSGLACGLQPFSIVSSSLRPLRPLSSGCQPLAHVFSTCRPSCSALGY